In the Arthrobacter sp. CDRTa11 genome, GCTGGCCCAGCGCCCGGTGCTGTTCTTTGTCGGTTTTATGCTGACGGAGCCGCTGACGCTGCCCCCACGCCGATGGCAGCAGCTGGTGCTCGCGGCAGTGGTTGGGGTGCTGTTTGCGGTGCCGTACAACTTCGGCTTTGTGGCCAACTCTCCCGAACTCGCCCTGCTGGTGGGCAACCTTTTGGCGTTCATGGTGGGCCAGCGCGGTGGATTGCGGCTGCGGTTTATAGGCGCCCGGCCGTTAACACCCACCACCACCGAGTTCGCCTTCGAGCCCTCCCGCCCTGTCCGCTTTCGGCCCGGACAATACATGGAGCTGGACCTTCCGCATGCCAAGTCCGATGGTAAGGGCCGACGCCGGGTGTTCAGCCTGACCAGCGCGCCCGACGCCGGAGCGGTCAAGTTCGGAGTCCGGACCGCCGAGCCGCTCTCTGCCGCCAAGAAGGTCTTGCTGTCGTTGGAGCCGGGCGACACGGTGACAGCCACGTCCGTGGGAGGGGACTTTGTCCTTCCGCGCGATCCCCAAACTCCTGTTTTGCTGATCGCCGCCGGCATTGGCATCACGCCTTATCTGGCGCATCTTGCATCCGGAGCTGCCCAGCAACGTGACATTGTCCTGCTCCTTTTGGCCAGGAATGCTGAAGAAATCGCCTACGCAGAGGAACTGAAAAACTCCGGAGCCAAGATCCTGGCCCGGCTCGCCGACGGTTCAGCCCCTCCCCCGTTCATTACTGACGCGGGAACAATCACTGGGTCTCGCATGGATTCCGGAAACGGGGCCTCGGGTGAAACCGCCGCCCGAGGCTCCAGGC is a window encoding:
- a CDS encoding ferredoxin--NADP reductase; this translates as MSSVDAPKTGAALSPAARLDTVLGRFTMYRLILLVLAALAGYSLLLNALGWLTFGIPEMLVHLALCLGLTYSSNRGLAVLFHVRPHSESSLITGLLLYFLFWPTLVPVDMAGVALACVLASASKYALAWRGRHIFNPAALGAFVTGLTGLNIATWWAATPAMLWLLVPGILLVLYRTRKFLMAAVFTVAATSIVAVELLQSGMTAAMALWQPLAQRPVLFFVGFMLTEPLTLPPRRWQQLVLAAVVGVLFAVPYNFGFVANSPELALLVGNLLAFMVGQRGGLRLRFIGARPLTPTTTEFAFEPSRPVRFRPGQYMELDLPHAKSDGKGRRRVFSLTSAPDAGAVKFGVRTAEPLSAAKKVLLSLEPGDTVTATSVGGDFVLPRDPQTPVLLIAAGIGITPYLAHLASGAAQQRDIVLLLLARNAEEIAYAEELKNSGAKILARLADGSAPPPFITDAGTITGSRMDSGNGASGETAARGSRLDAASLQALVPDIGEREVYVSGSPASVASLRGAAKKAGARRVHVDSFAGY